Proteins co-encoded in one Cytophaga hutchinsonii ATCC 33406 genomic window:
- the mtaB gene encoding tRNA (N(6)-L-threonylcarbamoyladenosine(37)-C(2))-methylthiotransferase MtaB, protein MKKVAFYTLGCKLNFSETSTIGRMFTENGYEKVEFHEKADVYIINTCSVTDHADKKCKKVVKEALRYSPGAFVGIIGCYAQLKPEEIAQIPGVDAVLGASEKFKLFELLGNFDKQDKATIYTSDIAHATDYYCSYSVNDRTRTFLKVQDGCDYSCSFCTIPLARGSSRSDTIANIVKTAKEIAAKDVKEIVLTGVNIGDYGIISGTRTTSFLDLIKELDKVEGIERFRISSIEPNLLTDEIISFVSTSRRFVPHFHIPLQSGNDKILKLMRRRYKRELYAERVEAIKKVMPHACIGVDVIVGFPGETDEDFNVTYNFLNELDISYLHVFSYSERANTLAATMKGKRPNRDRSERSTMLRTLSEKKRRFFYEQHITETADVLFEAEEENGSMFGFTNNYVKVVTAYDPLWVNELKKVKLKTINTEGLVEIEPVWEKVVS, encoded by the coding sequence ATGAAAAAAGTAGCTTTCTATACCTTAGGCTGTAAATTGAATTTCTCTGAAACATCGACCATTGGCCGTATGTTTACAGAGAATGGATATGAAAAAGTTGAGTTCCATGAAAAGGCTGATGTATACATCATCAACACTTGCTCGGTAACCGACCATGCCGATAAAAAATGTAAGAAAGTTGTGAAAGAAGCGCTCCGTTATTCGCCGGGTGCTTTTGTGGGAATTATTGGTTGTTATGCACAGTTAAAACCGGAAGAAATTGCCCAGATACCCGGTGTTGACGCTGTTTTAGGAGCTTCTGAAAAATTTAAGTTGTTTGAATTGCTTGGGAATTTTGACAAACAGGACAAAGCAACCATCTATACCAGCGACATTGCACATGCAACAGATTATTATTGTTCGTATTCGGTTAATGATCGTACGCGTACGTTTTTAAAAGTACAGGATGGCTGTGATTATTCGTGCAGCTTCTGTACCATTCCGTTGGCGCGTGGCAGCAGCCGCAGTGATACCATTGCAAATATTGTTAAAACGGCTAAAGAGATTGCCGCAAAAGATGTAAAAGAAATTGTATTAACTGGTGTAAACATTGGTGATTATGGCATCATCAGTGGCACACGTACCACAAGCTTCCTGGATCTGATCAAAGAACTGGATAAGGTTGAAGGCATTGAACGTTTCCGGATATCTTCCATTGAACCGAATTTACTTACAGACGAGATCATTTCATTCGTTTCTACGTCCAGGCGTTTTGTTCCGCATTTTCATATTCCGCTTCAGTCGGGTAATGATAAGATCCTGAAACTGATGCGCCGCCGCTACAAACGTGAGCTGTATGCGGAACGTGTTGAAGCGATCAAAAAAGTGATGCCGCACGCCTGTATCGGTGTGGATGTGATTGTAGGTTTTCCAGGTGAAACAGATGAGGACTTTAACGTAACCTATAACTTCCTCAACGAACTGGATATTTCTTATTTACACGTATTCAGCTACTCTGAACGTGCCAATACACTGGCTGCTACCATGAAAGGCAAACGGCCCAACAGAGACCGCAGCGAGCGCAGCACCATGCTGAGAACGTTATCTGAAAAGAAACGTCGTTTTTTCTACGAGCAGCACATTACTGAAACAGCCGACGTATTATTTGAAGCAGAAGAAGAAAATGGCAGCATGTTTGGCTTTACAAACAATTACGTAAAAGTCGTAACTGCTTACGATCCGCTTTGGGTAAATGAACTCAAAAAAGTAAAATTAAAAACAATTAACACCGAAGGATTGGTAGAGATTGAGCCTGTCTGGGAAAAAGTTGTTTCATAA
- a CDS encoding LTA synthase family protein: MIYHIKPVAKLPVSETLLAFIYGLTLDISFASYITILPAALLPVLLLFNISEKKIRSGLLIYSTVWIILLAFIYTLDAELFSFWGFRLDNTLFRYTGTTGEMIGSAMSSPLVILLPFYFIASYVGYKSYKKFLYPYTFSKLKIWMLPLMLLLAAALVIPIRGGLQQIPNNESVAYYSTNNLLNQAALNPAWTLARSVIEQNGPDLSRYHFFESAEAEKQLAAMLRQQELEADTILTNSRPNIIIIVWESLTAKVLNDTVTPRLHALLTEGIYFSNFYASGDRSDKGLAAILSAYPAQPDFSIMTEPGKSRKLPFITQQLKAAGYQSTYLYGGELEFANMRSYMNYNGFDQVLGKSDFPKETWGAKWGAHDEATFARLFSEIETNTETAAPFFYTLFTLSSHEPYDVPVKPVITGSSKTAQFKNAHHYTDSCFFDFIQKAKKQTWWNNTWIIVVADHGHVLPGSEYATHNPSEFKIPMLWLGGAIKTHKTITKTYSQINLAPTIASYLKLNPEAFTFSAPIYLQDTTKRMAWYSYNDGFAMVQNNDTYFKYNLNSQKLETKKGLFDSKFLTQGQAFLQILMEDFYNK; this comes from the coding sequence TTGATCTATCACATTAAGCCTGTTGCAAAACTTCCTGTATCAGAAACGTTATTAGCTTTTATATATGGACTTACCTTAGATATTTCATTTGCTTCTTATATCACGATTCTGCCGGCAGCGTTATTACCCGTTCTGCTGCTGTTTAACATTTCTGAAAAAAAAATACGTAGCGGTTTACTTATATATAGTACTGTCTGGATTATACTGCTTGCCTTTATTTATACACTTGATGCAGAGCTTTTTTCATTCTGGGGTTTCCGCTTAGATAATACGCTGTTCCGCTATACAGGCACAACAGGAGAAATGATCGGTTCAGCCATGTCGTCTCCTCTGGTAATCCTGCTTCCCTTCTATTTCATTGCAAGTTATGTTGGCTATAAATCCTATAAAAAATTTCTGTATCCCTATACCTTTTCGAAGCTGAAAATCTGGATGCTGCCTCTTATGCTGCTGCTTGCTGCCGCACTTGTTATCCCTATCCGCGGCGGCTTACAACAGATTCCCAATAATGAAAGTGTTGCGTATTATTCTACCAATAATCTGCTGAACCAGGCAGCACTGAATCCGGCGTGGACATTGGCGCGGTCAGTGATTGAGCAAAACGGCCCGGATCTCAGCCGGTATCACTTTTTTGAATCTGCCGAGGCTGAAAAACAGCTGGCAGCAATGCTGCGGCAACAGGAGCTGGAAGCAGACACGATTCTGACTAATTCCCGCCCGAATATTATTATTATTGTCTGGGAAAGCCTTACAGCAAAAGTTTTGAACGATACCGTAACACCACGCCTGCATGCGCTGCTTACGGAAGGCATTTATTTTTCAAACTTTTATGCCAGCGGAGACCGCAGTGATAAAGGGCTTGCGGCTATCTTAAGCGCATATCCCGCACAACCGGACTTTTCGATTATGACAGAACCGGGCAAATCACGGAAACTACCTTTCATTACCCAACAGCTTAAGGCTGCAGGATACCAAAGTACTTACCTGTATGGCGGTGAACTGGAGTTTGCCAATATGCGGTCCTATATGAATTACAACGGTTTTGACCAGGTGCTGGGCAAATCTGATTTCCCGAAAGAAACATGGGGAGCCAAATGGGGCGCGCACGACGAAGCTACCTTTGCACGGCTTTTTTCAGAAATAGAAACCAATACGGAAACTGCCGCACCATTTTTTTATACCTTGTTTACGCTAAGCAGCCATGAGCCTTATGATGTGCCTGTAAAACCTGTCATTACAGGTAGTTCAAAAACTGCACAGTTTAAAAATGCACATCACTACACCGATTCGTGTTTTTTTGACTTTATACAGAAAGCGAAAAAACAAACCTGGTGGAACAATACCTGGATCATTGTTGTAGCCGATCACGGACACGTGTTACCGGGAAGTGAGTATGCCACGCACAATCCAAGTGAATTTAAAATTCCGATGTTATGGCTGGGCGGTGCAATAAAAACGCACAAAACCATTACAAAAACATATTCGCAGATCAATCTGGCTCCCACGATTGCTTCTTACCTTAAACTAAACCCGGAAGCCTTTACATTTTCAGCTCCTATATACTTGCAGGATACAACAAAACGGATGGCCTGGTATTCGTATAACGATGGTTTTGCAATGGTGCAGAATAATGACACCTATTTTAAATACAATCTTAACAGTCAGAAACTTGAAACAAAAAAGGGATTGTTTGATTCCAAATTCCTTACACAGGGACAAGCGTTCCTTCAGATTTTAATGGAGGATTTTTACAATAAATAA